A window of the Cannabis sativa cultivar Pink pepper isolate KNU-18-1 chromosome X, ASM2916894v1, whole genome shotgun sequence genome harbors these coding sequences:
- the LOC115719916 gene encoding pentatricopeptide repeat-containing protein At2g17033, producing MTVCFHVSSPQIPAPFAFAYHQHQPLSSQPSFIQCALTKQGHRFLSTLSVKAGDSSAAHKLIGKFVAASPKSISLNALSHLLSPDTTHPHLTSHSLLLYSRIKEASWFQFNPKLVAALAALLDKHGRYNESEALISEAVSKLDRHRELAMFYCNLVESHSKQSSTHGFDSCYTQLYQLLCSSSSVYVKRRAFESMVSGLCTMDRPSEGESLMEEMRGNGLKPSVFEFRSLMYAYGRIGLLSDMLRIVHQMEDEGLVIDTICSNMVLSSYGAHNDLPQMVSWLQKMKTSTIPFSIRTYNTVLNACPTISAMLQDLRNNIPLSMDELHGTLKGDEALLVKELEGSQVLEEAMVWDSMEVKLDLHGMHLGSAYFIMLQWIEEMRSRFSLNNDGKPVVPAEVVVVCGSGKHSNVRGVSPVKTMIKEMMVRMKSPMRIDRKNAGCLIAKGKSVKDWLC from the exons ATGACAGTATGTTTTCATGTAAGCTCTCCCCAAATCCCAGCCCCATTCGCTTTTGCTTATCACCAACATCAACCACTGTCGTCGCAACCATCGTTTATTCAATGCGCACTGACGAAACAAGGCCACCGCTTCCTCTCCACTCTCTCAGTCAAAGCTGGGGATTCCTCCGCCGCCCACAAGTTGATCGGAAAATTCGTGGCAGCCTCACCTAAATCCATATCTCTGAACGCTCTCTCTCATCTCCTTTCTCCGGATACCACTCACCCCCACCTCACCTCTCACTCCCTCCTA CTGTATTCAAGGATCAAAGAAGCATCTTGGTTCCAGTTTAACCCAAAGCTAGTAGCAGCACTGGCTGCATTGCTTGATAAACATGGCCGATACAACGAATCAGAAGCACTGATTTCGGAGGCTGTTTCGAAATTGGATCGACACCGAGAACTTGCTATGTTCTACTGCAACTTGGTCGAGTCACACTCTAAGCAAAGCTCCACACATGGCTTTGACAGTTGCTACACTCAACTGTATCAACTTCTTTGTAGCTCTTCCTCTGTTTATGTCAAGCGCCGAGCCTTTGAGTCAATGGTCAGTGGTTTATGCACGATGGATCGACCCAGTGAAGGGGAGAGCTTAATGGAGGAGATGAGAGGCAATGGTCTTAAACCTTCTGTTTTCGAGTTTAGGTCTCTCATGTATGCCTATGGACGAATAGGATTGTTGAGTGACATGCTCAGAATTGTGCACCAAATGGAGGATGAAGGGTTGGTGATTGACACAATATGTTCGAACATGGTTCTTTCTTCGTATGGAGCCCATAATGATCTTCCCCAGATGGTCTCATGGCTTCAGAAAATGAAAACTTCTACTATTCCTTTCTCAATCAGGACATATAATACTGTCTTGAATGCATGCCCGACTATTTCAGCAATGCTACAAGACCTGAGAAATAATATCCCACTCTCCATGGATGAGCTACATGGGACTTTGAAAGGTGACGAGGCTCTGCTGGTTAAGGAGTTAGAGGGGTCACAGGTTTTGGAGGAGGCCATGGTGTGGGATTCTATGGAGGTGAAATTGGATTTGCATGGAATGCATCTGGGCTCAGCTTACTTCATAATGTTACAGTGGATAGAGGAGATGCGAAGCAGATTCAGTTTAAACAATGATGGCAAACCTGTTGTACCAGCTGAGGTTGTAGTTGTCTGTGGATCAGGAAAGCATAGCAATGTAAGAGGTGTTTCTCCAGTGAAAACCATGATCAAAGAGATGATGGTTCGGATGAAGAGTCCCATGAGAATTGATAGAAAGAATGCCGGTTGTTTAATTGCCAAAGGGAAAAGTGTGAAAGATTGGTTGTGTTGA